The following proteins are encoded in a genomic region of Agelaius phoeniceus isolate bAgePho1 chromosome 17, bAgePho1.hap1, whole genome shotgun sequence:
- the MYLK2 gene encoding myosin light chain kinase 2, skeletal/cardiac muscle: MEQGGGTGGAGGAAAPEPEGSAAPGAPQAAQPQTGTAAAATVTQDTRTDGPGQEKAGGRTAEPEQEAAPAAPELRDGREAAPGEEDSALLCNGGQAAADEGQAASTGEKVPAATEAQGVGKDEKEKPGKKKAPAAAGEVKGGKASAAAKAAKDGGKEEPMEGKGLAVTEAQDGGEEKPKKEEEPGGSGAESGGKAESTEEKALAAANPEEGKAKPVEETVLAAAQAQDGGKGEPAKEKITGVPATAKALDEGKQDAKAEQAPADTKPAKEKTTAAAKEKAPNAGKAQDGKNKVVKAEKAPAVKKAPDGGKEEPTKEKPPAPEKEKAPDSVKEKTPAPVKEKTPASVKGKTPASVKEKVPDSVKEKAIIPSKEKAPDAAKVQDGEKAAAKAEKIPAEKMAQSAGKKEPAKEKSPAAVKVQDGGKKTAKVEKSTIASKAGDEGKDSKKEKVPATAKAQDGGKKAAEVEPPTPGAEAGDGAAEPTEAAAMAVVKAQGEGEEVSKGTEGQPPTGPEPPRPALLQSLSCPAACHREEQPWAEMETIEEETTMVEPKEGLTEPGHGPPALGDLQPLEPPGTPQERTLPSAPGQPPDPAGVVEQPGPGVEPSLTEAKPPPSPYLTPDFGKEDPFEILDDVPPPPAPFAHRIVTLRSASVSAQFSLSSKEILGGGKFGEVHTCTEKETGLKLAAKVIRKQGAKDKEMVLLEIDVMNQLNHHNLIQLYDAIETPREIILFMEFVEGGELFERIIDDDYHLTEVDCMVFVRQICEGIRFMHHMGVLHLDLKPENILCVAATGHMVKIIDFGLARRYNPNEKLKVNFGTPEFLSPEVVNYEQVSYTTDMWSMGVITYMLLSGLSPFLGDDDTETLNNVLAANWYFDEETFESVSNEAKDFVSNLIIKDKSARMSADQCLRHPWLNNLAEKAKRSNRRLKSQVLLKKYVMRRRWKKNFIGVCAANRFRKITSSGSLTALGI, translated from the exons ATGGAGCAGGGTGGAGGCACCGGCGGGGCTGGAGGGGCAGCAGCCCCCGAACCCGAGGGCAGCGCAGCGCCCggagctccccaggctgcccagccCCAAACGGGGACAGCGGCAGCCGCCACCGTGACACAGGACACCCGCACGGATGGGCCTGGGCAGGAGAAGGCTGGAGGACGGACGGCAGAGCcggagcaggaggcagctccGGCTGCTCCAGAGCTCCGGGATGGACGggaggcagctccaggagaggagGATTCGGCTTTGCTGTGCAATGgaggacaggcagcagctgatgaAGGGCAGGCAGCATCCACCGGGGAGAAGGTGCCAGCTGCCACTGAGGCCCAGGGTGTAGGGAAGGATGAGAAAGAGAAGCCCGGGAAGAAGAAAGCTCCAGCTGCGGCAGGGGAGGTCAAAGGAGGAAAggcttcagctgctgcaaaggcagctaaggatggagggaaggaggagcccATGGAGGGGAAGGGCCTGGCTGTAACTGAGGCACAggatggaggagaggagaagccCAAGAAGGAGGAAGAACCTGGTGGGTCAGGGGCTGAGAGTGGTGGAAAAGCAGAGTCCACTGAGGAGaaggctctggctgcagcaaaCCCTGAAGAAGGGAAGGCAAAACCTGTGGAGGAAACAGTCTtggctgcagctcaggctcaggatggaggaaaaggagagcCTGCAAAGGAGAAAATCACAGGGGTCCCAGCCACTGCTAAAGCTCTGGATGAAGGGAAGCAAGATGCAAAGGCAGAGCAAGCCCCAGCTGACACCAAGCCTGCAAAGGAGAaaaccacagctgctgcaaagGAGAAGGCCCCAAATGCTGGAAAGGCTCAGGATGGGAAGAATAAAGTggtaaaagcagaaaaagccccAGCAGTTAAAAAGGCCCCGGATGGAGGCAAAGAGGAGCCCACAAAGGAGAAGCctccagctccagagaaggagaaagCCCCAGATTCAGTGAAAGAGAAAACCCCAGCTCCAGTGAAGGAGAAAACCCCAGCTTCAGTGAAGGGAAAAACCCCAGCTTCAGTGAAGGAGAAAGTCCCAGATTCAGTGAAGGAGAAAGCCATAATTCCTTCAAAGGAGAAAGCCCCAGATGCTGCTAAGGTTCAGGATGGagagaaggcagcagcaaaagcagagaaaatacCAGCTGAAAAAATGGCTCAAAGTGCAGGCAAAAAAGAGCCTGCAAAAGAGAagtccccagcagctgtgaagGTGCAGGATGGAGGGAAGAAAACTGCAAAGGTGGAAAAATCCACAATTGCATCAAAGGCTGGGGATGAAGGGAAAGATTCTAAAAAAGAGAAGGTCCCGGCTACTGCAAAGGCTCAGGATGGAGGGAAGAAAGCTGCAGAGGTGGAGCCTCCcacacctggagcagaggctggggatggggctgcagagcccacGGAGGCAGCGGCCATGGCTGTGGTGAAGGCTCAGGGTGAAGGGGAGGAAGTGTCcaaggggacagagggacagccaCCAACGGGCCCCGAGCCCCCGCGCCcggctctgctgcagagcctgaGCTGCCCAGCTGCCTGCCACAG ggaggagcagccctgggcagagaTGGAGACAATAGAAGAGGAGACCACGATGGTGGAGCCAAAAGAGGGTCTGACAGAGCCTGGCCATGGGccaccagccctgggggacctgcagcccctggaacCCCCTGGCACCCCTCAGGAGAGGACATTGCCCagtgccccagggcagcccccagaTCCTGCTGGGGTGGTGGAGCAGCCTGGACCTGGGGTGGAACCATCTTTGACAGAGGCAAAGCCACCCCCCAGCCCCTACCTCACCCCtgattttgggaaggaagaCCCTTTTGAGATATTGG ATGATGTCCCCCCGCCGCCAGCGCCCTTCGCCCATCGCATTGTCACCCTGCGCTCCGCCAGCGTCAGCGCCCAGTTCAGCCTCAGCTCCAAGGAGATCCTGGGCGG GGGCAAGTTTGGTGAAGTCCACACGTGCACAGAGAAGGAGACGGGGCTCAAGCTGGCAGCCAAAGTGATCCGGAAGCAGGGAGCAAAGGACAAG GAGATGGTGCTGCTGGAGATCGATGTGATGAACCAGCTGAACCACCACAATCTCATCCAGCTCTACGACGCCATCGAAACACCCCGGGAGATCATCCTCTTCATGGAGTT CGTGGAGGGTGGTGAGCTCTTTGAGCGGATCATCGACGACGATTACCACCTGACCGAGGTGGACTGCATGGTGTTCGTGCGGCAGATCTGCGAGGGCATCCGCTTCATGCACCACATGGGCGTCCTCCACCTCGACCTCAAG cctgaGAACATCCTCTGCGTGGCTGCCACCGGGCACATGGTGAAGATCATTGACTTTGGGCTGGCTCGAAG GTACAATCCCAATGAGAAGCTGAAAGTGAACTTTGGCACCCCTGAATTCCTGTCCCCTGAGGTGGTCAACTACGAGCAGGTCTCCTACACCACAGACATGTGGAGCATGGGCGTCATCACCTACATGCT GCTCAGCGGCCTCTCCCCCTTCTTGGGTGACGATGACACCGAGACACTCAACAACGTCCTGGCTGCCAACTGGTACTTTGATGAGGAGACCTTTGAGAGTGTCTCCAATGAGGCCAAGGACTTTGTCTCCAACCTCATCATCAAGGATAAGAG TGCCCGGATGAGTGCTGACCAGTGCCTGCGGCATCCCTGGCTCAATAACCTGGCAGAAAAGGCCAAACGCTCCAACCGGCGCCTCAAGTCCCAAGTGCTGCTCAAGAAATACGTCATGAGGAGGCGCTGGAAG AAAAATTTCATCGGGGTGTGCGCTGCCAACCGCTTCAGGAAGATCACCAGCTCAGGGTCCCTGACAGCGCTGGGCATCTGA